The following proteins are co-located in the Deltaproteobacteria bacterium genome:
- a CDS encoding VCBS repeat-containing protein, with amino-acid sequence MTIFARVSIIILLVACTALASPEAGLTADRPLKILVLPFKINAAQDLTYIQEGILDMIGSRLTWEGRIVILERIVARQAFEQVQGRINEQIARELGLKTGANYVLYGSLTVVGQSISLDAKIISQLEKKPGLAIHTQSKNLDGIIPKVNAFVEDINDKIFERTAQPVYTAKKEPPPLSRRHPESLLTRSKDQGIFRTTTAFPGGKGFWRSPSLPVTVTGLDVGDVDGDNRNEIVYSSLNKVFVARFEEGRFRRLAVFEGYKNDHFITLDVADVNGNGRAEIFVNNRIHNETQSYVLEYVNGRLVPILKESPWYFRVLNLPSGPILIGQEGASGRLFYGMIYRMIWQGRNYVPQEALNLPRRKVNILNFGLLRFSGQEKESLAVIDESEYLHIMTRTGRALWEGEEQFGGSVVYLKPVSGDTDIKRAIDKIYYYIPPRILTADSDDDGHQEIIIARSTRSAISNIVPSLRGVSSGAVYSLTFNQMSLTENWRSPVLGGYPVDYQIKDY; translated from the coding sequence ATGACAATTTTTGCAAGAGTTTCCATCATTATTCTGCTGGTGGCCTGTACGGCGCTTGCCTCGCCTGAGGCAGGGCTGACAGCCGACCGACCCCTGAAGATCCTGGTACTGCCTTTCAAGATCAATGCCGCCCAGGACCTGACTTATATTCAGGAAGGGATTCTGGACATGATTGGCTCCCGCCTTACCTGGGAAGGCAGGATTGTAATCCTGGAGAGGATCGTAGCTCGGCAGGCCTTTGAGCAGGTCCAAGGTAGAATCAACGAACAAATCGCCCGGGAACTGGGGCTCAAAACAGGGGCTAATTACGTGCTCTATGGTTCTTTAACTGTAGTCGGCCAGAGTATCAGCCTGGACGCCAAGATTATCAGCCAGCTCGAAAAAAAGCCGGGCCTGGCTATTCACACTCAATCCAAGAATCTTGATGGCATCATCCCTAAGGTTAATGCCTTTGTCGAGGATATTAACGATAAAATATTTGAGCGGACAGCTCAGCCGGTTTATACTGCAAAAAAGGAACCCCCCCCGCTTTCTCGCCGCCATCCTGAATCTCTGTTAACCCGCTCAAAAGACCAGGGCATCTTCAGGACCACCACGGCATTCCCCGGTGGAAAAGGCTTCTGGAGGAGTCCTTCTTTGCCAGTCACGGTCACGGGCTTAGATGTCGGGGATGTTGACGGCGATAACAGGAATGAAATTGTTTATTCCTCACTGAATAAGGTCTTTGTGGCCCGATTTGAAGAGGGACGCTTTAGAAGGCTGGCCGTTTTCGAAGGCTATAAAAATGATCATTTTATCACGCTGGACGTAGCTGATGTTAATGGCAACGGTCGGGCCGAGATCTTTGTCAACAATCGCATTCACAATGAGACCCAATCTTATGTGCTCGAATATGTCAACGGCCGCCTGGTGCCCATTCTCAAGGAGTCGCCGTGGTATTTTCGGGTCCTCAATCTGCCTTCCGGCCCGATACTTATCGGCCAGGAAGGTGCGTCAGGGAGATTATTTTACGGCATGATTTACAGGATGATCTGGCAGGGCCGAAATTATGTGCCGCAGGAAGCCTTGAACCTGCCACGCCGAAAGGTCAATATCCTTAATTTCGGCCTTCTTCGCTTTTCGGGTCAGGAAAAGGAAAGCCTGGCCGTCATTGATGAGAGTGAATACCTTCACATTATGACTCGTACCGGGCGGGCCTTATGGGAAGGCGAGGAGCAATTCGGCGGGTCGGTTGTATATTTGAAACCGGTTTCGGGAGACACCGATATAAAGCGGGCCATAGACAAGATTTATTATTACATCCCGCCGCGAATTCTGACTGCGGATTCGGATGACGACGGCCATCAGGAAATAATCATCGCCCGGAGTACAAGGTCGGCCATATCCAATATTGTGCCCAGCTTGCGCGGCGTGAGCAGCGGTGCGGTATATTCCTTGACCTTTAATCAGATGTCACTTACGGAAAACTGGCGCTCTCCCGTCCTGGGAGGTTATCCGGTTGATTATCAAATCAAGGATTAT
- a CDS encoding DUF2065 domain-containing protein translates to MDLKYLLCVLGLVLVIEGLPYFAFPHKIKSWFRQLLEAPEAALRIFGFMAMALGLLLVYFGRS, encoded by the coding sequence ATGGACCTTAAATATCTACTCTGTGTTTTGGGTCTTGTCCTGGTTATCGAAGGCTTGCCTTATTTTGCTTTTCCTCACAAGATTAAATCCTGGTTTCGCCAGCTTCTGGAAGCCCCGGAAGCCGCTCTTCGCATCTTTGGGTTCATGGCCATGGCCCTGGGCTTGCTTCTTGTTTATTTCGGCCGCAGTTGA
- the alr gene encoding alanine racemase yields MSLSFNIARINLESVAYNLDQVRKAAGPGVRIMGVVKADAYGHGLLPVAKCLVQSGVDALGVMDLHEALTLRDNGLDLPVFILAGFEAGHSEEIVRRGLTPFVYDLGLAYELNQAARKHGRKVQIHLKLDTGMNRLGAPLGEAEKFLEAIRDLEHLEVMGLASHFSEADLKESEFTFQQLEQFGRIIKTALRMGYRLSANNIANSAAVLSLPQSFYDLIRPGLVLYGAAPAEHLAREVDLRPVMTFISQVIQVKRIGPGSPVSYGRTWAAERKTVLATIPVGYAHGYGRGLSNGGYVLIRGRQAPVRGVVCMNLTMVDVTDIPGVEVGDEVVLLGTQDGEIISAPSLARMLGTISYEIFCTIGGLNHRQYVYQASDEGEIS; encoded by the coding sequence ATGAGTCTGAGTTTTAATATCGCCCGGATCAACCTGGAATCCGTGGCTTACAATCTGGACCAGGTCAGGAAGGCGGCGGGCCCGGGCGTGCGGATCATGGGCGTGGTCAAGGCCGATGCTTATGGCCATGGCCTTCTGCCAGTGGCTAAATGTCTGGTGCAGTCCGGTGTGGATGCCTTGGGCGTGATGGACCTTCATGAGGCGCTCACCCTCCGTGATAATGGTCTGGACCTGCCTGTCTTTATTCTGGCCGGGTTCGAGGCCGGTCACTCGGAAGAGATCGTGAGGAGGGGGCTGACCCCCTTTGTCTATGATTTAGGCCTGGCCTATGAACTAAACCAGGCGGCCCGGAAACACGGCCGGAAGGTCCAGATTCACCTCAAGCTTGACACGGGCATGAACCGTCTCGGCGCTCCTTTGGGCGAGGCTGAAAAATTTTTAGAAGCGATTCGAGACCTTGAACACCTTGAAGTCATGGGTTTGGCCTCCCATTTTTCAGAGGCGGACCTTAAGGAGAGCGAGTTCACTTTTCAGCAGTTGGAACAATTTGGCCGGATCATAAAGACCGCCCTCAGGATGGGGTATCGCCTCAGCGCCAACAATATAGCCAACAGTGCTGCCGTCTTGAGCCTGCCGCAGTCCTTTTATGACCTGATTCGTCCGGGGTTGGTGCTTTATGGAGCCGCGCCGGCGGAGCATCTGGCCCGAGAGGTTGATCTCAGACCGGTGATGACTTTTATCAGTCAGGTCATCCAGGTAAAACGGATCGGGCCGGGCTCTCCTGTGAGCTATGGCCGCACATGGGCGGCCGAGCGCAAGACCGTCCTGGCTACCATTCCCGTGGGTTACGCCCACGGTTACGGCCGAGGGCTTTCCAACGGCGGCTACGTTTTGATTCGGGGAAGGCAGGCCCCGGTGCGCGGTGTTGTCTGCATGAACCTAACCATGGTTGACGTGACAGATATCCCCGGCGTCGAGGTCGGAGACGAGGTCGTCCTGCTTGGGACTCAAGACGGTGAAATTATCTCGGCTCCAAGCCTGGCCAGGATGCTGGGCACGATCTCTTATGAAATATTTTGCACCATCGGCGGCCTCAATCACCGCCAGTATGTGTACCAAGCAAGCGATGAAGGAGAGATATCTTGA